Proteins from a single region of Colias croceus chromosome Z, ilColCroc2.1:
- the LOC123705480 gene encoding uncharacterized protein LOC123705480, which produces MASNKENDKRFILKSKIPLPVNPLPGIDYKKILIKKNSKNERRPLKTLQAQASNVPNQNIKREYANKPVQKKYTLRKSRSLTLISSHATVGVKQEKLDCDYNVFKDDLNHSDIYIRADDVDEAASISDNTIYYSIKDLRKCFVKTSTPAIPSLFGSSQTKNIKKSPKLPHSRELLGRLQRLNFNERSSEFGKSSYLSISTYKDSFPREYESDIFTYLITKEKKWPKHVTTPNATRACLLNWLLKINGAGGNPATIQTAIWYFDSVLALTQVSSNYIQVYATACFWIAQKIHGPVTTSHELVKCLDNAVTTKYLLKAEKLILKHLKMPSQPVLPQEFITYLSLWCSGNDPDIELAATFICMCGMILDMGLLDEYPSVIGAAAVRNAVILLRKRDLLITLETCPEFEEIEKKSNFYNVCAIQRKAVLLLASDNYKEPLEVYNNSSQNIPLKILLEVEYLSMVEKRTKKIDFIPKSNKIFEL; this is translated from the exons ATGGCATCTAACAAAGAAAATGATAAGAGATTCATACTTAAATCGAAAATCCCATTACCTGTGAATCCATTGCCGGGAATAGATTATAAGAagatactaataaaaaaaaattcgaaaaATGAAAGGCGTCCATTAAAAACTCTGCAAGCCCAGGCATCAAATGTACCAAACCAAAATATAAAGAGAGAATATGCTAACAAGCCAGTGCAAAAGAAATATACATTGAGAAAATCAAGAAGTTTAACACTCATTTCAAGTCACGCCACAGTAGGCGTTAAACAAGAAAAATTAGATTGCGATTATAACGTTTTTAAAGATGACCTAAACCatagtgatatttatatacGCGCTGATGACGTCGATGAGGCAGCAAGTATCAGCGacaacacaatatattatagtataaaagaCTTAAGAAAATGTTTCGTAAAGACTAGTACGCCTGCCATACCCAGTCTTTTTGGATCTAGTCAGACAAAAAACATTAAGAAAAGTCCAAAACTACCCCACAGCAGAGAATTATTAGGTCGTTTGCAAAGATTAAACTTCAATGAGCGTTCATCTGAGTTTGGGAAATCTTCTTATCTTT CAATAAGCACATACAAAGATTCTTTTCCACGAGAATATGAAAGTGATATATTTACTTATCTGATTACTAAAGAAAAGAAGTGGCCTAAACACGTAACGACACCAAATGCTACTAGAGCGTGTCTATTGAATTGGTTGTTAAAAATCAAT gGTGCTGGTGGTAATCCAGCAACAATTCAAACAGCAATTTGGTATTTCGATTCAGTATTAGCACTTACCCAAGTGTCTAGTAATTACATACAGGTATATGCAACTGCCTGTTTTTGGATAGCCCAAAAAATACATGGCCCAGTAACAACTTCTCATGAGTTGGTGAAATGTTTGGATAATGCAGTTACCACCAAATATCTTCTTAAagctgaaaaattaattctaaaACACTTG AAAATGCCTTCTCAACCGGTGCTACCTCAAGAATTTATAACCTATCTTTCATTGTGGTGCAGTGGTAATGATCCTGACATTGAATTGGCGGCGACATTCATATGTATGTGTGGGATGATACTAGATATGGGGTTGTTAGATGAATACCCCTCTGTGATTGGCGCTGCGGCAGTACGAAATGCCGTCATTTTGCTAAGGAAAAGAGATCTATTGATTACACTGGAAACATGTCCAGA GTTTGAAGAAATAGAAAAGAAGTCAAATTTTTACAACGTCTGCGCAATTCAGAGGAAAGCTGTCCTTTTGCTGGCATCAGATAATTACAAGGAACCATTGGAAGTGTATAACAACAGTTCACAAAACATaccattaaaaatactattggAAGTAGAATACTTATCCATGGTTGAGAAAAGAACCAAAAAAATAGACTTTATcccaaaaagtaacaaaatatttgaattgtgA